CCCACCATCATCTCGTCCGGGCCGAGATACAGGGTCTTAATGTGCACAATGTGCGTGGTCTCGGGGCCGTCCAGGATGGCTGCGCGGATCGCCTCAAGGTCGTCAGCGGTCGCGCCCTCACCCACAAGCAGGCTCTTGGTCTCAATTCCGAGAATGATTGCCACGAGCACGAGCAGCAGCCCAATCAAGATGGTGCCGATCGCATCCCACACGGAATTGTCGGTGATCACGGTGAGTCCAACTCCGAGGAAAGCGAATACGAGACCGGTGAGCGCCGCAACGTCTTCGAGCAGCACCACGGGAAGCTCGGGCGCCTTTGCGTGCCGCACAAACTGCACCCAGCTCTGCTCTCCTCGCACATGATTCGATTCCGTCACGGCGGTGCGCAGCGAGTAGCTCTCCAGCCCCATCGCCACGAGCAGCACCACTAGGGGAATTCACGCATTCTCGAGCGGATGAGGGTTCTGCAGCTTGTGGATGCCCTCATACAGGGAGAAGACCCCACCGATCGAGAACAGAATGATCGACACGACGAAGGCATACACGTAGCGCTCTCGGCCATACCCAAACGGATGCGCCAGATCGGCCCGCTGTTTCGCCTTGCGGCCACCCAGCAACAGCAGGAGCTGATTGCCGGAGTCCGCGAGGGAGTGCACGCCCTCGGCGAGCATCGACGAGGAGCCCGAGAATCCCCAGGCCACGAACTTGGTGATGGCAATGCCGAGGTTGGCGCCGAAAGCCGCCACAATTGCTTTGTTTCCGCCGGAAGCACTCATGCGCCCATCCTAGAACTCCGGCCGGTCGGGACCCCAACGGGGGCACCCGGCGACCACGGAGGCCGCGAAAGTAGACTGAGCGGATGACTTCTACGCAAACTGTCACCCTGCCCACCATCGCGTTCCTCGGAGCCGGCTCCATGGCCCGGGCCGTTCTGGCGGGACTCCTCAAGCCCGGCGTGGAGGTTGAGGGCGGAATTCGCACGACCAACCGCACCGTAGAGAAGGCTGCAGAACTCGACGGAACCGCCGGTGTCACGGCCTTCGCAACGGCCACCGACCCGGAGGCCAACCTCAAGGCAATTGCCGGCGCACAGATCGTTGTCGTGGCCGTGAAGCCCTACATGGTGCCCGACCTGCTGGCCGAGATTGCCGACCACCTCGAGCCCGGTGCCCTCGTGATCAGCGTCTGCGCCGGGGTCACGGTGGCCACCTTCGAGTCCCTGCTGCCGACATCCGCTCATGTGATTCGCTCGATGCCCAACACCCCGGCCGTCGTGGGGATGGCTGTCACCGGACTGAGTGCCGGAACGCGTTCCAGCGCCGAAGACCTCACGCTCGCGCAGGCTCTGTTCGCTACGGTCGGTGATGTGCTGGTTGTGCCCGAGAGCCAGCTCGACGCTCTTGGCACCATCTCGGGTTCGGGGCCGGCCTACGTGTTCTACCTCATCGAGCAGCTCACCGCGACGGCCGTGGCGAAGGGCTTCACGCCCGAGCAGGCCGCAGTCATGGTGAACGGCACGTTCCTCGGGGCGAGCGCGCTGCTGGCCGTGTCCGACAAGTCGCCCACCGAGCTGCGCCGTCAGGTGACGAGTCCTGGCGGAACCACCGAACGCGCTGTCGCCGAGCTCGAACAGGGTGGTCTGCGCGAACTGTTCGATACCGCAACGGATGCGGCCCTCGCCCGCTCCCGGGAGCTTGCCGCCTCCTAGCCGCTCTCCTGCCTGTTTACCTGCGGGTGTGGTTGCTAGTTCAGGAGATCCGGCGGCGAAGGAGTGCCGGCCCGCGTGTTTCTGCGGGTGCAGTGTGCTCCGGGGCGGGTTTCTCCTGAAGTAGCAACCGGGGGCGCGCGCAAGGAGGGCCCCGGTGTCGGTTCTGCGGGGCCTAGCTGTCTGGCCAGCTGCTGCCGGATTTTGGCTCGGGCGGCCGGCGGACTGCCTGTTGTCCGGCCCGGACGGTTGCTAGTTCAGGAGATCCGGGTTCGCGTGCGGGCCGACCCGCGTGTTTCTGCGGGTGCCGGGTGCTTCCGGGCGGGGATGTCCTGAAGTAGCAACCGGGGGCGGGGCAGAGGGGCGGGGCGGAGGAGCGGGACAGGCGCGAG
This sequence is a window from Cryobacterium sp. CG_9.6. Protein-coding genes within it:
- the proC gene encoding pyrroline-5-carboxylate reductase, with amino-acid sequence MTSTQTVTLPTIAFLGAGSMARAVLAGLLKPGVEVEGGIRTTNRTVEKAAELDGTAGVTAFATATDPEANLKAIAGAQIVVVAVKPYMVPDLLAEIADHLEPGALVISVCAGVTVATFESLLPTSAHVIRSMPNTPAVVGMAVTGLSAGTRSSAEDLTLAQALFATVGDVLVVPESQLDALGTISGSGPAYVFYLIEQLTATAVAKGFTPEQAAVMVNGTFLGASALLAVSDKSPTELRRQVTSPGGTTERAVAELEQGGLRELFDTATDAALARSRELAAS